One window from the genome of Natronomonas pharaonis DSM 2160 encodes:
- a CDS encoding DUF7545 family protein — protein MSDTTVTLHIEGPNSEDEVTLPAEMLELMRESDESDAEIVGDLALFSCAQRIHATVHHAEGGDTEEYRAIEEETMELFEERFGASYGELTGHQH, from the coding sequence ATGTCCGATACGACAGTAACTCTGCACATCGAAGGGCCAAACAGCGAAGACGAGGTAACACTGCCGGCCGAGATGCTTGAACTGATGCGCGAGTCCGACGAGTCCGACGCCGAAATCGTCGGTGACCTCGCGCTGTTTTCCTGCGCCCAGCGCATCCATGCGACTGTCCACCACGCCGAGGGCGGCGACACAGAGGAGTACCGTGCTATCGAAGAAGAGACAATGGAGCTTTTCGAGGAGCGCTTCGGTGCGAGCTATGGCGAACTGACCGGCCACCAGCACTAG
- a CDS encoding NAD(P)/FAD-dependent oxidoreductase: MTDDADHRRLIIAGSGIAGLTAAIYAARSNNDPLVLEGPEPGGQLTLTTDVANYPGFPDGIGGPDLVNNMKEQAEQFGATIDHGVIDAVDPGQPHRIELRDGTVYTADALIAASGASARTLGVPGEDELMGYGVSTCATCDGAFFRGEDMLVVGGGDAACEEAAFLTKFADTVYLAHRREEFRAEDYWVDRIRELEADGDVEVLTNTELVEIHGTPEDGVDHVTLAHNPDGYPSEKLDDDATETTERDLGAVFMAIGHTPNTEYLEGTGVEMDATGYIHTQGGEGGGQTKTDVSGIFGAGDVVDHHYQQAITAGGMGCKAAIDADEYLEALEREEGAVADADAAAASDD; the protein is encoded by the coding sequence ATGACCGACGACGCCGACCACCGCCGGCTCATCATCGCCGGGTCGGGTATCGCAGGCTTGACAGCAGCCATCTACGCGGCCCGTTCGAACAACGACCCGCTCGTGCTGGAAGGCCCCGAGCCGGGGGGGCAACTGACGCTGACGACTGATGTCGCCAACTACCCCGGCTTCCCGGACGGCATCGGCGGTCCGGACCTCGTCAACAACATGAAAGAGCAGGCCGAACAGTTCGGCGCGACTATCGACCACGGGGTCATCGACGCTGTTGACCCCGGACAGCCACACCGTATCGAACTCCGTGATGGAACGGTCTACACGGCCGACGCCCTCATCGCAGCATCCGGGGCATCCGCACGCACGCTCGGCGTTCCCGGCGAGGACGAACTCATGGGCTACGGCGTCTCGACGTGTGCCACCTGTGACGGGGCCTTCTTCCGTGGTGAGGACATGCTCGTTGTCGGCGGCGGCGACGCCGCCTGCGAGGAGGCTGCCTTCCTCACGAAGTTCGCCGACACGGTCTATCTCGCCCACCGGCGCGAGGAGTTCCGCGCTGAGGATTACTGGGTCGACCGGATTCGGGAGCTTGAGGCCGACGGTGATGTCGAGGTTCTCACGAACACCGAACTGGTCGAGATTCACGGAACGCCGGAAGACGGGGTCGACCACGTGACGCTTGCCCACAACCCCGACGGGTATCCCTCGGAGAAACTCGACGACGACGCAACCGAGACGACCGAGCGCGACCTCGGCGCAGTCTTTATGGCCATTGGTCATACGCCAAACACGGAGTATCTCGAAGGCACCGGCGTCGAGATGGATGCCACCGGCTACATCCACACACAGGGCGGCGAGGGCGGCGGCCAGACGAAGACCGACGTGTCCGGAATCTTCGGCGCGGGCGATGTCGTCGACCACCACTACCAGCAGGCGATTACCGCCGGTGGTATGGGCTGTAAGGCGGCCATCGACGCCGACGAGTATCTCGAAGCGCTAGAGCGGGAGGAAGGCGCTGTCGCTGACGCCGACGCTGCGGCAGCAAGCGACGACTAA
- a CDS encoding FlaD/FlaE family flagellar protein — MSSQLNPRDYDLGELRDAVRETTRRERRNEQTRDEGLDDADGEGGQPIEPERSQQPRETKTETQGRRSNTGSQPERPERRDRRRGDEPAEYQPASQRRPGQTAAAERDDPETPAEQPQTSVGGAEDAEAESTEALTSSESEAGDAFADASSAQEDAFESPGGDDSPSAATPTASTADTSTAPSATAESEPSPGADAGDDTDSIADDPAAYLQSRHEKRRAAGREPETGPDTERSDPAIAQEDFELLARLSENSDDRPYLQRLPDEYSAQLEIFDWLDTMVAKAGHESTVEALAYYESVGWLSEESRAQLEDFADGLAAADAGGHPLTVADHRESLLYIARLAHRLGQ, encoded by the coding sequence ATGTCGAGCCAGTTGAATCCCCGAGATTATGACCTCGGTGAGCTCCGCGACGCGGTTCGGGAAACGACCCGGCGAGAGCGGAGAAACGAACAGACGCGGGATGAGGGGCTCGACGACGCCGACGGCGAGGGCGGTCAGCCGATAGAACCGGAGCGCAGCCAACAGCCGCGAGAGACCAAGACAGAGACGCAGGGACGACGGTCGAATACCGGTAGCCAGCCAGAACGACCGGAGCGACGCGACCGCCGGCGCGGAGATGAACCGGCCGAATACCAGCCGGCGAGCCAGCGCCGCCCCGGCCAAACGGCGGCTGCCGAGCGCGACGACCCCGAGACACCGGCGGAACAGCCCCAGACATCGGTCGGCGGTGCCGAAGACGCCGAGGCGGAGTCGACGGAAGCTCTTACTAGCTCCGAGAGCGAGGCGGGCGATGCCTTCGCAGACGCGTCGTCCGCACAAGAAGACGCGTTCGAGTCACCCGGAGGCGACGACTCGCCGTCCGCTGCTACCCCAACCGCCAGTACGGCTGATACCAGTACAGCGCCGTCCGCTACGGCGGAGTCAGAACCATCGCCCGGTGCCGATGCCGGCGACGACACCGACAGCATCGCTGATGACCCAGCGGCATACCTCCAGAGCCGCCACGAGAAGCGACGTGCCGCCGGTAGGGAGCCGGAGACGGGGCCCGACACCGAACGGTCCGACCCAGCAATCGCACAGGAGGATTTCGAACTGCTGGCGCGGCTCTCGGAGAACAGCGACGACCGACCGTACTTGCAGCGGCTCCCCGATGAGTACAGCGCCCAACTGGAGATATTCGATTGGCTCGATACGATGGTAGCGAAGGCTGGCCACGAGTCGACCGTCGAGGCCCTTGCGTACTACGAGTCCGTTGGCTGGCTCTCTGAGGAGAGTCGCGCACAGCTTGAGGACTTCGCCGACGGCCTTGCCGCAGCCGACGCCGGCGGTCACCCATTGACCGTCGCCGACCACCGTGAGAGTCTGCTGTACATCGCGCGACTCGCCCACCGTCTGGGACAGTAG
- the cutA gene encoding divalent-cation tolerance protein CutA, whose protein sequence is MPTVYITAPREAADDLAADLVESEVAACVNRVDCSSTFRWEGDVVTEAEAVLLAKTTDDGYEALKARVEDQHPYDVPCIERFDEDDVLDAFGEWVAESVR, encoded by the coding sequence ATGCCGACGGTCTATATTACCGCACCGCGTGAGGCGGCCGATGACCTCGCCGCCGACCTCGTCGAATCGGAAGTGGCAGCCTGCGTCAACCGGGTCGACTGTTCCTCTACGTTCCGGTGGGAAGGAGACGTCGTCACGGAAGCCGAAGCAGTACTGCTCGCAAAAACGACCGACGACGGTTACGAGGCGCTGAAAGCACGGGTCGAAGACCAGCACCCCTACGACGTACCGTGCATCGAACGGTTCGACGAGGACGACGTTCTTGACGCGTTCGGCGAGTGGGTGGCAGAAAGCGTCCGGTAG
- a CDS encoding HEWD family protein, which produces MSAEIVPPTKRTCERCGRTDVWDEAAQNWVIADVDGERQVGNKHCIHEWDINGQYNPIEGKQNTGADA; this is translated from the coding sequence ATGAGCGCAGAAATCGTACCCCCGACGAAGCGGACCTGCGAACGTTGCGGTCGGACGGACGTCTGGGACGAGGCGGCTCAAAACTGGGTCATCGCGGACGTCGACGGGGAGCGGCAGGTCGGTAACAAGCATTGCATCCACGAGTGGGATATCAACGGCCAGTACAATCCGATCGAAGGGAAACAGAACACGGGCGCGGACGCCTGA
- a CDS encoding YbhB/YbcL family Raf kinase inhibitor-like protein: MRRRELIAAAPLVATAGCTIGGEPPDGSAFNIAIPDAEGVLPEQYTCDGEGVSPPLRITSVPSGTASLAVVGEWLRGYTPRTIWLLWGLPTTEPLEIPPGIGDEQTPDAFEEAVQGATEDGAIGYQPPCHESPDHDSYRFIAHALPEPLDLEPGAGRDDLDDHISETLTDVSSTSVQVRYERFR; this comes from the coding sequence ATGCGACGACGCGAGTTGATTGCCGCGGCCCCGCTGGTGGCGACAGCGGGCTGTACCATCGGCGGTGAGCCGCCGGACGGCTCAGCGTTCAATATCGCCATCCCGGACGCTGAGGGGGTGCTGCCCGAGCAGTACACCTGCGACGGGGAAGGCGTTTCACCGCCGCTCCGGATAACGTCAGTCCCCTCCGGTACGGCATCGTTGGCGGTTGTCGGTGAGTGGCTACGTGGCTACACGCCACGAACCATCTGGCTCCTCTGGGGCTTGCCGACGACGGAGCCGCTCGAAATCCCGCCCGGAATCGGCGACGAGCAAACCCCTGATGCCTTCGAAGAGGCCGTCCAAGGAGCGACCGAGGACGGAGCCATCGGCTACCAACCTCCCTGTCATGAGTCGCCCGACCACGACAGCTACCGGTTCATCGCCCACGCGCTTCCCGAGCCGCTCGACCTCGAACCCGGGGCCGGCCGTGACGACCTCGACGACCACATCAGCGAAACACTCACAGACGTTTCGAGCACCTCCGTGCAAGTTCGTTACGAACGGTTCAGGTGA
- a CDS encoding universal stress protein, whose translation MRVVVPYDGSEQAAEALDHAVSHHADDDVVLLRVLDFVDAGYDAPPEAALPGYWEDWYEQAESEAEAELEAAAADHDREFELETVVGRPARAIVEYVDENDIDHVVMGSHGRDGITRVLLGSVAEAVVRRSPVPVTVVR comes from the coding sequence ATGCGAGTCGTAGTTCCGTATGACGGGTCCGAACAGGCTGCCGAAGCGCTCGATCATGCTGTCTCCCACCATGCCGACGACGATGTCGTGCTCCTTCGAGTCCTCGATTTCGTCGATGCCGGCTACGATGCTCCGCCGGAGGCAGCGCTGCCGGGCTACTGGGAGGACTGGTACGAGCAAGCGGAATCTGAGGCCGAAGCCGAACTCGAAGCGGCCGCGGCCGACCACGACCGCGAGTTCGAGCTTGAGACAGTCGTCGGCCGCCCCGCCCGCGCCATTGTCGAGTACGTCGACGAAAACGACATCGACCACGTCGTGATGGGGAGCCATGGCCGGGACGGCATCACTCGGGTGCTGCTCGGCAGTGTTGCCGAGGCGGTTGTCCGCCGCTCACCCGTCCCGGTGACGGTCGTTCGCTAA
- a CDS encoding acyl-CoA thioesterase, producing the protein MPTLADSKTEMTELLMPNGTNNLGRALGGTVLHWMDICAAVSSMRFAGTQCVTASMDHVDFVSPIDLGEVAVVEAYAYDTGETSIEVKVNVSAEDPRCDERRPAASSFFTFVAVDENGRPTETPELDCPTAAEEQLRDDAIAERRDRLQEVADRLGGLE; encoded by the coding sequence ATGCCAACGCTCGCGGACTCGAAGACCGAGATGACGGAACTGCTGATGCCGAACGGGACCAACAACCTCGGGCGGGCGCTCGGTGGAACCGTCCTCCACTGGATGGATATCTGTGCGGCCGTCTCGAGCATGCGGTTTGCCGGAACGCAGTGTGTGACCGCGTCGATGGACCATGTCGATTTCGTCAGCCCCATCGACCTCGGTGAGGTCGCCGTCGTCGAGGCCTACGCGTACGACACCGGCGAAACGAGCATCGAAGTGAAAGTAAACGTCTCCGCAGAAGACCCACGCTGCGACGAGCGACGACCGGCAGCCTCGTCGTTTTTCACCTTTGTCGCCGTGGACGAGAACGGCCGGCCGACCGAGACCCCGGAGCTCGACTGCCCAACGGCCGCCGAAGAACAGCTCAGAGACGACGCGATAGCCGAGCGACGCGACCGGCTACAAGAGGTTGCCGACCGTCTCGGCGGCCTCGAGTAG
- a CDS encoding TraB/GumN family protein, whose protein sequence is MSTDVEEGSVTVVGTAHVSEASVEEVEAVIDEERPDVVAVELDEGRYRQLRGEAPEDLDAGDLLKGNTVYQFLAYWMLSYVQARLGDRFDIEPGADMKAAVDTAEAYGIDVALVDRDIQVTIQRFWARLSFFEKLKLVGSLAVGFGTPVEIGMGVGIGIALVVSILAGAVAGPFVVPAGLGPGILVGAADTLLVALGLGLVLGLAITALLGRLAPEDDELQEFDVDRMTDTDVVSAMMEEFRRFSPGGAEALIDERDAYIAHNLVSLRDQGHDVVAVVGAGHRKGIEKYLETPSLLPPMEDLTGKASGSRFSLYKLFGYLFTLGFLAFFVLLAIATYTGVEGASSELLFRLFAAWFLVNGALAAGLAKFAGAHWRSAGVGGAVAWLTSVNPLLAPGWFAGYVELRYLNVNVGDISTLNELMSDEETPLRQLWSDLTDVPLFRLIMIVALTNVGSFIGSIVFATVFLPYLFAGSGVEGASGVARLMVEAARNSVDIIFGSFQ, encoded by the coding sequence ATGAGTACAGACGTCGAGGAGGGGTCCGTCACCGTCGTCGGGACGGCGCACGTCTCCGAGGCGAGCGTCGAGGAAGTCGAGGCGGTCATCGACGAGGAGCGCCCGGACGTCGTGGCCGTCGAACTCGACGAGGGACGCTACCGACAGCTGCGCGGCGAGGCGCCCGAGGACCTCGACGCCGGCGACCTACTGAAGGGTAACACGGTGTATCAGTTCCTCGCATACTGGATGCTCTCCTACGTACAGGCCCGGCTCGGCGACCGGTTCGACATCGAGCCCGGCGCGGACATGAAAGCCGCCGTCGACACCGCCGAAGCGTACGGCATCGATGTCGCGCTCGTCGACCGCGATATTCAGGTGACCATACAGCGGTTCTGGGCACGGTTGTCGTTTTTTGAAAAGCTCAAGCTGGTCGGAAGCCTTGCTGTTGGCTTCGGAACACCGGTTGAAATCGGTATGGGCGTCGGCATCGGTATCGCGCTCGTTGTCTCGATACTCGCCGGAGCGGTCGCCGGCCCGTTCGTTGTTCCGGCCGGCCTCGGTCCCGGAATACTCGTCGGCGCTGCAGATACGCTGCTCGTCGCGCTCGGGTTGGGTCTGGTGCTTGGGCTCGCTATCACGGCCTTGCTGGGGCGGCTGGCCCCCGAGGACGACGAGCTACAGGAGTTCGATGTCGACCGGATGACAGACACCGATGTCGTCAGCGCGATGATGGAGGAGTTCCGCCGCTTTTCGCCCGGCGGTGCTGAAGCGCTCATCGACGAGCGGGACGCCTACATCGCTCACAACCTCGTCTCGCTGCGGGACCAGGGCCACGATGTCGTCGCCGTTGTCGGTGCCGGCCACCGGAAGGGGATTGAGAAATATCTGGAGACGCCGTCGTTGCTGCCTCCGATGGAGGATTTGACGGGGAAAGCCTCGGGAAGCCGCTTTTCGCTGTACAAGCTCTTTGGCTACCTCTTTACGCTCGGCTTTCTGGCGTTTTTCGTCCTGCTGGCGATTGCGACCTACACCGGCGTCGAGGGGGCCTCCAGCGAACTGCTCTTCCGGCTCTTTGCGGCGTGGTTCCTCGTCAACGGCGCGCTCGCGGCGGGCCTCGCGAAATTCGCCGGCGCACACTGGCGGTCGGCCGGCGTCGGCGGGGCTGTCGCGTGGCTGACGAGTGTGAACCCCCTGCTCGCCCCCGGCTGGTTCGCCGGCTACGTCGAGCTCCGGTACCTCAATGTCAACGTTGGCGATATCTCGACGCTGAACGAGCTTATGTCCGACGAGGAGACGCCGCTGCGGCAGTTGTGGTCCGACCTCACCGACGTGCCGCTGTTCCGGCTCATCATGATTGTCGCGCTGACGAACGTCGGCAGCTTCATCGGCAGTATCGTCTTCGCGACGGTGTTTCTGCCGTACTTGTTCGCCGGCTCGGGTGTTGAGGGCGCAAGCGGCGTCGCTCGACTGATGGTAGAGGCGGCACGAAACAGTGTGGATATCATCTTCGGGTCGTTCCAATGA
- a CDS encoding zinc metalloprotease: MTVDVAEIRFSEVELRDLAIAWVALGVAFSIFIFVATGRDVFPDITGAILSPQFATVFVLSLVTVGVGFLLHELAHKVVAIRFGQAAAFRADYPMLALCVGAAFAGFLFAAPGAVHHRGRITPRENGLISVAGPVTNIVLVGVFLPLVFVGGFVGAVGQLGVIINAFLAAFNMIPFGPLDGKSVLAWSKPVFGAVFTASVLLAVGSFLFVGFPSI, from the coding sequence ATGACGGTCGATGTCGCCGAGATTCGGTTCTCCGAGGTAGAGCTCCGCGACCTCGCTATCGCGTGGGTCGCCCTCGGCGTTGCGTTCAGTATCTTCATTTTCGTCGCGACCGGCCGGGACGTCTTTCCCGACATTACCGGCGCAATACTGTCACCGCAGTTCGCCACCGTATTCGTTCTCAGCTTGGTAACCGTCGGCGTCGGCTTTCTGCTACACGAACTCGCACACAAGGTCGTCGCAATCCGGTTCGGACAGGCTGCGGCGTTCCGGGCCGACTACCCGATGCTTGCGCTGTGTGTCGGCGCGGCCTTTGCGGGCTTTCTCTTTGCTGCACCCGGTGCGGTCCATCATCGCGGCCGCATCACGCCTAGAGAAAACGGTCTCATCTCCGTTGCCGGTCCGGTGACGAACATCGTGCTCGTCGGCGTCTTTCTCCCACTCGTCTTCGTGGGTGGGTTTGTCGGCGCAGTCGGCCAGCTCGGCGTCATCATCAACGCCTTCCTCGCGGCGTTCAACATGATTCCGTTCGGCCCGCTGGACGGCAAGTCGGTACTGGCGTGGAGTAAGCCGGTCTTCGGGGCTGTCTTTACTGCGAGCGTCCTGCTCGCGGTCGGCTCGTTCCTCTTTGTCGGGTTCCCCTCGATTTGA
- the katG gene encoding catalase/peroxidase HPI, producing the protein MSIDYKKLWPEALDFESLDQNAQHVDPKDEDFDYAEAFQELDLEEVKQDIESVMTDSQEWWPADYGHYGPLFIRMAWHSAGTYRTTDGRGGASGGYQRLPPVDSWPDNANLDKARRVLWPVKQKYGQNLSWADLIVLAGNVALESMGFETFGFAGGREDDFAPDESVDWGPEEEMEASDRYDEAGELPEPLGATVMGLIYVNPEGPDGEPDLEGSAANIRESFGRMAMNDEETVALIAGGHTFGKVHGADDPDEHVGGPPADAPIDLQGLGWENDFGEGKGPDTITSGIEGPWNTTPTQWDMSYIDNLLDYEWWPEKGPGGAWQWTTESGELDAAAPSVDGSSEKEDVMMLTTDVALKRDPDYREVLERFQENPDEFQEAFAKAWYKLIHRDMGPPERFLGPEVPEETLIWQDPLPDADYDSIGDEEVAELKEALLDSELSVAQLVKTAWASASTYRDSDKRGGANGARIRLEPQRSWEVNEPAALADALETYEAIQEEFNSARSDAVRVSLADLIVLGGNAAVEQAAADAGYDVTVPFEPGRTDATPEQTDVESFEALKPKADGFRNYLSDEAERKPEELLVDKADLLNLTPPEMTVLVGGMRALGATYQDTDRGVFTDEPGTLTNDFFVNILDMDYEWEPVSEDREVFELRDRETGEVEWEGTRFDLIFGSDSRLRAISEVYGADDGEAEFVEDFVDTWSKVMKLDRFDLE; encoded by the coding sequence ATGAGCATTGATTACAAGAAGCTGTGGCCAGAGGCATTAGACTTCGAAAGCCTCGATCAGAACGCACAGCACGTTGACCCGAAAGACGAAGACTTCGATTACGCCGAGGCGTTCCAGGAACTCGACCTCGAAGAGGTAAAGCAGGACATCGAGTCGGTAATGACCGACTCCCAGGAGTGGTGGCCGGCGGATTACGGTCACTACGGACCGCTTTTCATCCGAATGGCGTGGCACAGCGCCGGCACCTACCGTACCACCGACGGCCGTGGCGGTGCCTCCGGCGGCTATCAGCGCCTGCCGCCGGTCGATAGCTGGCCGGACAACGCGAACCTCGATAAGGCTCGCCGAGTGCTCTGGCCGGTCAAGCAGAAGTACGGCCAGAACCTCTCGTGGGCAGACCTGATTGTGCTCGCCGGCAACGTCGCTCTGGAGTCGATGGGCTTCGAAACGTTCGGCTTCGCCGGCGGCCGCGAAGACGACTTCGCCCCCGACGAGTCGGTCGACTGGGGTCCCGAAGAGGAGATGGAAGCCTCCGACCGGTATGACGAGGCCGGCGAACTGCCCGAGCCCCTCGGCGCGACCGTGATGGGGCTCATCTACGTGAACCCCGAAGGACCGGACGGCGAGCCGGACCTCGAAGGCTCGGCAGCGAACATCCGGGAATCGTTCGGCCGGATGGCGATGAACGACGAGGAGACAGTCGCACTCATTGCCGGTGGCCACACCTTCGGGAAGGTCCACGGTGCTGACGACCCCGACGAGCACGTCGGCGGGCCGCCCGCGGATGCGCCAATCGACCTGCAGGGTCTCGGCTGGGAGAATGACTTCGGTGAGGGCAAAGGCCCCGACACGATTACCAGCGGTATCGAAGGGCCGTGGAACACCACGCCGACCCAGTGGGACATGAGCTACATCGACAACCTGCTCGACTACGAGTGGTGGCCGGAGAAAGGTCCCGGCGGTGCTTGGCAGTGGACCACAGAAAGCGGCGAACTTGATGCGGCCGCCCCCAGTGTCGACGGGTCCTCGGAGAAGGAAGACGTGATGATGCTGACGACTGACGTGGCACTGAAACGCGACCCCGACTACCGGGAGGTTCTGGAGCGCTTCCAGGAGAACCCCGACGAGTTCCAGGAAGCCTTCGCGAAGGCTTGGTACAAGCTCATCCACCGCGACATGGGCCCGCCGGAGCGATTCCTCGGTCCCGAGGTCCCCGAGGAGACGCTCATCTGGCAGGACCCGCTGCCCGACGCCGACTACGACAGTATCGGAGACGAGGAAGTCGCCGAACTCAAGGAAGCGCTTCTCGACTCGGAGCTTTCGGTCGCACAGCTTGTCAAGACCGCGTGGGCGTCGGCGTCGACCTACCGCGACAGCGACAAGCGCGGTGGTGCCAACGGCGCTCGTATCCGCCTCGAACCACAGCGCAGCTGGGAGGTCAACGAGCCTGCGGCGCTGGCCGATGCGCTGGAGACCTACGAAGCGATCCAAGAGGAGTTCAACAGCGCCCGGTCCGATGCTGTCCGTGTCTCGCTGGCCGACCTCATCGTGCTTGGCGGCAACGCCGCCGTCGAGCAGGCGGCCGCTGACGCCGGCTACGACGTGACGGTCCCCTTCGAGCCAGGCCGCACGGACGCTACCCCCGAACAGACCGACGTCGAGTCCTTCGAGGCGCTCAAGCCGAAGGCCGACGGCTTCCGGAACTACCTCAGCGACGAGGCCGAACGCAAGCCCGAGGAGCTGCTCGTCGACAAGGCGGACCTGCTGAACCTGACGCCGCCGGAGATGACGGTGCTCGTCGGCGGCATGCGTGCGCTGGGAGCGACCTACCAGGACACCGACCGCGGCGTCTTCACCGATGAGCCAGGGACGCTAACCAACGACTTCTTCGTGAACATCCTCGACATGGACTACGAGTGGGAGCCGGTTTCGGAGGACCGAGAGGTCTTCGAACTCCGCGACCGCGAGACCGGCGAGGTCGAGTGGGAAGGCACCCGCTTCGACCTCATCTTCGGGTCTGACTCCCGACTCCGTGCCATCTCAGAGGTCTACGGTGCCGACGACGGCGAAGCGGAGTTTGTCGAGGACTTCGTCGACACGTGGAGTAAAGTGATGAAACTCGACCGGTTCGACCTCGAATAG
- a CDS encoding cobalamin B12-binding domain-containing protein, producing the protein MSTEGEQRTIRCLVAKVGLDGHDRGAHVIARAFRDAGFEVIYSGLHNSPDEIVQAAVQEDVDVLGISILSGAHDTLVPKILDGLKEYDAFEDTLVITGGIIPDEDHDELYDAGVDEIFGPGASMEETITFVRENAPER; encoded by the coding sequence ATGAGCACGGAGGGAGAACAGCGGACGATTCGGTGTCTGGTGGCGAAAGTCGGCCTCGACGGCCACGACCGTGGGGCCCACGTCATCGCCCGAGCGTTCCGTGATGCCGGCTTCGAGGTCATCTATTCGGGGCTGCACAACTCGCCGGACGAAATCGTACAGGCGGCCGTCCAAGAGGACGTCGACGTACTGGGTATCTCGATTCTCTCGGGGGCACACGACACGCTCGTCCCGAAGATACTCGATGGGCTCAAAGAGTACGACGCCTTCGAGGACACGCTCGTCATCACCGGCGGTATCATCCCCGACGAGGACCACGACGAACTCTACGACGCCGGCGTCGACGAGATATTCGGTCCCGGGGCCTCGATGGAAGAGACGATAACGTTTGTCCGTGAAAACGCCCCCGAGCGATAG
- the meaB gene encoding methylmalonyl Co-A mutase-associated GTPase MeaB, with protein sequence MSDDETLIEELLAGKHRALARVITKIEDRSPGYRDLVSSLHAHTGNAEVIGITGSPGAGKSTLVDKMAATYRERGETVGVIAIDPSSPFTGGAVLGDRIRMASNVGDMDVFFRSMSARGSLGGLSTATTDAVKALDAFGKDKIIVETVGAGQNEIEVVKTADTVAVLVPPGSGDDVQMLKAGILEIADVFVVNKADLDGADRTVMELREMVEMRDNSPMAGHHGADTIDIGGGTDDPDGDADGWEPPIVETVAKSGDGVEEFLGVLADHVEWLKETGERQTQVEKRYAAEIRTLLREDTATLLEAEIEARGGLDQYVQQVLQRETDPYTVADDIVEPLADCVRKRREHEDDYT encoded by the coding sequence ATGTCGGACGACGAAACGCTCATCGAGGAGCTGCTGGCCGGCAAGCATCGTGCGCTCGCCCGCGTGATAACGAAAATCGAGGACCGAAGCCCCGGCTATCGGGACCTGGTGTCGTCGCTGCATGCCCACACCGGCAACGCTGAGGTCATCGGCATCACGGGCTCTCCCGGCGCCGGAAAGTCGACGCTTGTCGACAAAATGGCCGCGACCTACCGCGAGCGCGGCGAGACAGTCGGCGTCATCGCCATCGACCCCTCGTCGCCTTTTACCGGCGGAGCGGTGCTCGGCGACCGCATCCGGATGGCTTCGAACGTCGGCGATATGGATGTCTTTTTCCGGTCGATGTCCGCCCGCGGCTCGCTCGGCGGGCTCTCGACGGCGACGACTGATGCGGTCAAGGCGCTCGATGCCTTCGGCAAGGACAAAATCATCGTCGAGACGGTCGGAGCGGGCCAAAACGAAATCGAGGTCGTCAAAACCGCCGACACGGTGGCGGTGCTTGTCCCGCCCGGGTCCGGCGACGACGTCCAGATGCTCAAGGCCGGTATCCTCGAAATTGCCGATGTTTTCGTAGTCAACAAGGCAGACCTCGATGGAGCCGACCGGACGGTAATGGAGCTTCGGGAGATGGTCGAGATGCGTGATAACTCGCCGATGGCAGGCCACCACGGCGCGGATACCATCGATATCGGTGGCGGAACTGACGACCCGGACGGCGACGCGGACGGCTGGGAGCCGCCGATTGTCGAGACGGTCGCAAAGAGCGGCGACGGCGTCGAGGAGTTCCTCGGTGTGCTTGCCGACCACGTCGAGTGGCTGAAGGAGACCGGCGAGCGACAGACACAGGTCGAAAAGCGCTACGCCGCCGAGATTCGGACCCTACTGCGGGAGGATACGGCGACCCTTCTCGAAGCGGAAATCGAAGCCCGTGGCGGCCTCGACCAGTACGTCCAGCAGGTGCTACAGCGGGAGACAGACCCCTACACTGTCGCTGACGACATCGTTGAGCCACTGGCCGACTGCGTCCGGAAGCGCCGCGAGCACGAAGACGACTATACATAA